Proteins encoded by one window of bacterium:
- a CDS encoding sigma-54 dependent transcriptional regulator encodes MSAGPKGGRGVTRRVLVVDDEAEFRAFVCDALALEGYETSEAADGVEAVRAFREAPPDAVLLDLQMPRQTGLPTLREMRAIAPEVPVIMLSGRGDIATAVEAVKSGAFDYIEKPPDFARINLTLRQALEKRQLEGEVRRMSAALDTSLEGRFGTSPAIRGVIARMKQVAPTELSVIIQGETGTGKTYVARAIHELSRRAAGPFVRVDVSVIPPSLVESELFGARKGAFTGSDRDRAGHVAAAAGGTLFVDDIENIPLEIQAKLLDVLETKRVFPVGGGEPVAVDFRLMTATNRDLRACVAARTFREDLLYRIGEFVIDIAPLRERPEDVLFFMDLFLEEACGELGRQIQGFSAAAAELLVTHAWPGNVRELKNVVRRAVLTAPGDLVETAQIDLLARAVEDRREERERGSLKEAVRALEKRMIRKALEAAGGNKTRAAEVLKLSYPTLLSKVREHGLEP; translated from the coding sequence GTGAGCGCCGGGCCGAAGGGGGGACGGGGCGTGACCAGGCGGGTGCTCGTGGTCGACGACGAGGCGGAGTTCCGCGCGTTCGTCTGCGATGCGCTCGCGCTGGAGGGCTACGAGACCAGCGAGGCGGCCGACGGCGTCGAGGCGGTGCGCGCCTTCCGCGAGGCGCCCCCGGACGCCGTGCTCCTCGACCTGCAGATGCCGCGGCAGACCGGGCTGCCGACGCTGCGCGAGATGCGGGCCATCGCGCCGGAGGTGCCCGTGATCATGCTCTCCGGCCGCGGGGACATCGCGACGGCCGTCGAGGCGGTGAAGAGCGGCGCCTTCGACTATATCGAGAAGCCGCCGGACTTCGCGCGGATCAACCTGACGCTGCGACAGGCGCTCGAGAAGCGCCAGCTCGAGGGGGAGGTGCGGCGCATGAGCGCGGCGCTGGACACCTCCCTGGAGGGGCGCTTCGGGACGAGCCCCGCGATCCGTGGCGTGATCGCCCGCATGAAGCAGGTGGCGCCGACCGAGCTGTCGGTGATCATCCAGGGGGAGACGGGCACGGGCAAGACGTACGTGGCGCGCGCGATCCACGAGCTGAGCCGGCGCGCGGCCGGCCCGTTCGTCCGCGTCGACGTCAGCGTGATCCCGCCGTCGCTGGTCGAGAGCGAGCTGTTCGGCGCGCGCAAGGGCGCCTTCACCGGATCGGACCGCGACCGCGCCGGCCACGTCGCGGCGGCCGCAGGCGGCACGCTGTTCGTCGACGACATCGAGAACATCCCGCTCGAGATCCAGGCCAAGCTCCTGGACGTGCTCGAGACCAAGCGCGTCTTCCCCGTGGGCGGCGGCGAGCCGGTCGCGGTGGACTTCCGCCTGATGACGGCGACCAACCGCGACCTGCGCGCCTGCGTCGCGGCGCGCACCTTCCGCGAGGACCTGCTGTACCGCATCGGGGAGTTCGTCATCGACATCGCGCCCCTGCGCGAGCGGCCGGAGGACGTGCTGTTCTTCATGGACCTGTTCCTGGAGGAGGCCTGCGGCGAGCTGGGCCGGCAGATCCAGGGGTTCAGCGCCGCCGCGGCCGAGCTGCTCGTGACCCATGCCTGGCCCGGGAACGTGCGCGAGCTCAAGAACGTCGTCCGGCGCGCGGTGCTGACCGCCCCCGGCGACCTGGTGGAGACCGCGCAGATCGACCTGCTGGCGCGCGCCGTCGAGGATCGCCGCGAGGAGCGCGAGCGGGGGTCGCTCAAGGAGGCGGTCCGCGCTCTCGAGAAGCGGATGATCCGCAAGGCGCTCGAGGCCGCGGGCGGCAACAAGACCCGCGCGGCGGAGGTGCTCAAGCTGAGCTATCCGACGCTCCTCTCGAAGGTCAGGGAGCACGGCCTCGAACCATAA